The nucleotide window AAGATATTTGAGCCAAAGGgtgtggtttggtgttttgttttgttggtggagtttggggggttttttggggggggggcagaaacaCAGTATGTTATCTTGAGGTGATAGGACCTCTGATGAGGTCTCTTGATTCCTTGCCACACGGTTCTGATGAGGGTTAAGCAGTACAGAAAATTGTTTTGCGGTGTGGTTCCAGAAGCGCTACTCTCTATTCACATTTGCTTTCCCACAGTGTTGATGCTGCCCATTTTAGGAATTTCAGCAAGAGTAAAATAGAAGCATATGAGTGTAGTAGGTCACGTTTACATAGCTGATCTTATCAGTTCACTTAGTTATGTTAGCTGTGAAAAAAACCTCTGTTATAATTGTATTAGCAGCTGTACATGCATAAGATAACTTTTGCTATGGAGTCAGTAACTGTCTTCCACCTTGCAGCagctattgtatttttaaaataataaaaaaatctgtattaagGATTAAACATCACCCATGGACTGATGCTTGGTTCCCTTTTAATGTTTATAGAGCTGATTTTTGTTTGTAGAAGGCTTAGAATTTGAGCTTGGGGAATGTGGagagacattttcaaaattaagtagAGATTCTTATACTGAGAAACTTACACTGTTTCTGACTATGGCAAAATATACATCATTATGAAATACTCAAAGCAGAATGAAGTGTCAATCTCTGTTAATATCTGtgagaaaataatacaaatttCTTTCAGGCTGGACCATTAACCAAAGTGACGATTTGTAAGGACAAGGAAGGAAAACCTAAGTCTTTTGGATTTGTCTGCTTTAAGCATAAAGAATCAGTGCCTTATGCAATAGCTTTGCTGAATGGAATCCGTTTGTATGGAAGACCAATTAAAGTGCAGTATCGGTTTGGTACGTTTAATAGTCTTAATGGTTAAGTCTTtgtaaatgtggtttttttttttccaatgactGTTTCTGAATCCTACAGTCTTTTACAAAGATGGCGATTTATAGTTGGAACAAATTACAGTCcattttttttaggaaacaaaaacTTCTTGTGGCTTTTGCATAGGGAAGGATTcagtctttgtattttttgtttactAAGAGAATACAGTAGGTTGGATCAGAACAGCATAACTTGCAAGCCAGCTCAGACCACACTGTGGAAAACATAGCAACGCAGGTTTTCATGCCAGATTACATTTAGGAATCAGGGTGTGACTTTAACTTGCAGTCTGGTAGGAAAAGTTGATTCAGTAAGTGCCCCAACTATCAAGCTGTTTGATAGTTTTTATACTAAAGCCACAGTTATCAGAGCTGTTGTTTTAAGTGGAAGGGATTGTAGTTCGAAGAATATAGTCAAGTCAGAGTGACATCATTTTATGTTTATGAAAATAAACCACCTAGGAAGATAATGGTCAGGCAGCATTTGCAACCCAAACATTAAGGACTCGTGTTCCCACTATGCACTGTGCCACTCCTTACTTCAAAGGCTGTACAGAGCAGTTGCTGGGCTTAAGCAGAATGGCTGAGGTTCCTAAAATCAGAAGCATCTCCCGTGTCTGTAACTGAATGGGAATTATTCTGTTCTTGATTACTCCAGCAGCCCTGATTTATGCTTCTGTAAGTGAATAAATGATAAATGAATGTTTTCAAGCGGTAAAATTATGCTATAGATTATCTGCCATAAAATAGCACCTTACTTTTATATACTGCCTTAGATATACTAGCACACTACGGGTGACACAGAACACTTTTGTGTTTTTTAACTTAATTGAACAGTTGTAACTGAATAGTCATTATGCTTTTGTCTTATTTACAGGGAGTTCTCACTCATCAGAACTAAACAGCCCTACACATGGTTTTGAGAACTATATTGACTTATATTCACCTTCATATAGGTAACAAAGATCACTTGTGAATGAACTGTATGattatcatttttaaaaaatcttaagaaaattaGTTCATGTGGTAGAGCAATCTTTAGGCTTTTCATTAAAACAGCTGTTGCATGCTTTAATTGCATCCCTAGTGATGACTTGTAATGGACTGTAGttaattttaatgtttgtttagCTTGCCAGAGGTTCAGTTAGCTTGAATTTTCCATTCTTTAGTTGTTTCTGCAAGATAAAGGACtatgagaaaatactgaaatacagtgtTTATACTAACAATGTTTGCAGTTGTTAGGGAGAAAAAATCTGACAATGGAGATAAGCTTTTGAAACCCCACTAAgtttatatctgtattttttgtgtgtatatgtacaagCAGTGTCATGCGCATATGAATGCATAGGTATAAACCTGTTATAATGGAAATTGGGACACCCCAGATCCAGTAGTTTTCaatgtttcaacattttttatttacaaatgtgACAGTACTCTCTGTGGAACCTAACCTCCCATGGTGGAATCCAGAACTCTTTTGCATCAGCACTTAAGTACATGTGAGGATTACTCTAATGGAGCCTTTGGGTGTATTTTCCTTGTTCTATCAGGTTTTTGATGGAAGTCCACTTGTTAATTCTTGGATATTCTCATTATAGCCCAAGAGTTAAGTCTCAGCACTCTGTTAAACAGTATGTGGTGGATGTCTAGTCTCTGtacttttgcttgtttttcttagGTATCAAGAGCCTTATGGAAATCCTCcatttcctgttatttcttttccaatGAACAATAGTTTACCTCATGAATACTCAGGCTTTCAAAAAATGGTGAGTTTGtgttaaaagttaaaaatttgGGAGCTTTTTTATGAAGTTGAATgtattctgcatttctgcaaacaTCAGTGCTTATGTCTCAAAATGTGGTTTAGGCTGCTAACTTTGACGGTTTAGGTCTGTTTATTTTAGCACTTAAGGGTACTATAAGAACAGGGGATctacaaaaccaaactattttcttaCTGCAGGATTGTCTTAAAGGTATATAGCTTAGGGAGGCCAAAAATGTAAAAGTCTGCAGACAGAACTCTCTCCTGTACCGTGTTCCAAATCAAATCCCCTTGGTGAGACAAGCTAACCTAGTAAAATTACAACCATGCAAGCTATGGCTTCTTCATATACAGCTAATTCAGTCAGGGAACCTCTTAGCTCTTTTACTCGATTCAGAAATGTCCAGCAGAAGTTTGAAATGTCCTAAAACTCACCCAACAGACCACCACTGCCCAAGTTAGGGCAACAGTTTGAGGGTTTCTGGCCTGAACCTTTACATGCCCCTGCAGTTCTCACAGTCATGATTTACTTTCATGGCAGTAGGCAGTGAGAACCCATACTgcactccccttttaacagcctcTGGTGCACTGCGCCATTCTTGTCCTAATCTCTTTTGTCTGAGATACTCCACAAGGCAAGGGAACTGGTCTCTTCAGATGACAACCTGTGGACCAAACCCTAATCACCAAACATATGGAGCTTCTGAATCTGATGAGTATAGATCGGTAGAACTGAAGAAACCCAGCATTTAATGTGAGGTACCAACTGTGGACAGGACTGCTGCCACCCAGTCTGACTGGGGAACGGCCAGCCCTTTGTAACTGTAGAAGGGGTGAAGTCTGCATGGGTTACTCTTGCTACCTGCAGTCTAAGCAGGAAAATAGAGAGCATCTGTTCCCTGCAGCAGAAATGTGGTGGTGGTCTGCCTCCCCTCTTCTCAGGCTGTGCCCTCAGAAGAGCTGGTGCTTGCACAAACTTTATGGTTGGAAGGCTTAGAAGTGTACCATCTCCCCCACTATGCTCACCCCTGAACTCCCTCCTCAGTCACAATGCAGTAGGTAAACACCGAGAGACCAAACGCAGCAGAGCAGCACACACAACCAACTTAATCCCGTTTTGTGCTTGCTACTAGGGATAGTATTGCAGTAAGTCTCCAATGATAGTTTGTTGCAGCTCCAGCAGGAAGTGATCTCATCACATGTACAACACCTTCACACATCTACCTCATCCTTATTGGGGTGAGCCAGGCAGGTTACTCACTTGGAGTCTGCCCACACATACACTTGGACACACTCCCCATCATTTTTCTTGTTACTGCCAGTCAGTAGAAAGCCGCTCTTTTCTGACTCTTGTAATTCGATTTCTGTATTTGGGCTGTGCATTTTGTATGAGA belongs to Strix uralensis isolate ZFMK-TIS-50842 chromosome 2, bStrUra1, whole genome shotgun sequence and includes:
- the RBM11 gene encoding splicing regulator RBM11 isoform X3, with protein sequence MSPPGRSEEVDRTLFVGNLESRVREEILYELFLQAGPLTKVTICKDKEGKPKSFGFVCFKHKESVPYAIALLNGIRLYGRPIKVQYRFGSSHSSELNSPTHGFENYIDLYSPSYRYQEPYGNPPFPVISFPMNNSLPHEYSGFQKMNQAANFKSAQSSFELSLPHSSDCEVHQVDESTSKRKRERQSCDSDSSIEDDKMRQREHDQKYKKHKAKKKMH
- the RBM11 gene encoding splicing regulator RBM11 isoform X2; translated protein: MAGPLTKVTICKDKEGKPKSFGFVCFKHKESVPYAIALLNGIRLYGRPIKVQYRFGSSHSSELNSPTHGFENYIDLYSPSYRYQEPYGNPPFPVISFPMNNSLPHEYSGFQKMMNYFLAQQYTLQSPVGQQFPYYQMTSPLPSNLSFSPYQNQAANFKSAQSSFELSLPHSSDCEVHQVDESTSKRKRERQSCDSDSSIEDDKMRQREHDQKYKKHKAKKKMH